In Methanothermobacter sp., the genomic stretch TCAAGGGCAGATCTCCTTGCCGCGAACTGTCCGCTTAGTGGCTGCTCAAATTTTATCTCAGGGAAGAAGAAATTCAGGAGTGGTTTTGCAGTTAGCTCAGTAACCCTCCCTGCCTTTCTCCTGAAGCGTGTTTTTGTGAGATCCGCCCTACCCCTGAGGATGGGTCTTATCATCCTCTCAATTTTCTCTGTTGTCATATTCTCAAGGTCAGCATCAACAAAAACCACTATGTCCCCACTGGAATGCTTGAATCCCGTCCTCAGGGCAGCGCCCTTTCCGCGGTTACTGGCATGTCTTATGACCCTTGCACCTGCAGCCTCCGCCACCCTGGCAGTGTTGTCCGTAGACCCATCATCCACCACTATGACCTCACTCACCATTTTAGAACCATTAGCTGCCTCAACAACCCGTGCAACGGTCTTTTCCTCATTGAAAGCTGGTATAACCACTGAAACTGTCTGTTCATCTTCCTTCAATGTCTTTAGGGCACACAAAAGGAAGACCAGGATCAGAATAAGCCATGACATCCCTACACCTTCTCCTACTTATGAAGTTCTATTGGTTGAAAACGCTTAAATATTAAGCTATTAAGACGCTTCGGGAGATTCTATTAAATATGAATTGAAATAAATATCTATCCATAAATGTAAAGGTGAATCTCTAAATGAAGCCCAGAGTTATGATACTCCTTGGAAGTGCATCAGATTTCAGAATAGCTGAAAAGGCCATGGAGATCTTTGAAGAACTCAGGATACCCTATGACCTCAGGGTTGCCTCAGCCCACAGGACCCATGAAAAGGTAAAGATTATAGTCGCTGAGTCCATAAAGGAGGGTGTTGAGGTCTTCATAGGTATAGCGGGACTCTCTGCCCACCTTCCCGGCATGATATCTGCTAACACACACCGCCCGGTGATAGGTGTCCCGGTTGATGTTAAACTTGGAGGACTTGACGCCCTTTTTGCATGCTCACAGATGCCCTTTCCTGCACCGGTTGCAACGGTTGGTGTTGACAGGGGAGAAAACGCCGCGATACTGGCTGCCCAAATAATAGGGATAGGTGACCCCGAGGTGAGGGAACGAGTCTCTGAACTCAGAAGGGGTTTCTATGAGAAAGTCCGCCGGGATGAGTGCCAGGTCCTAAACAGCATAGAGGGGTCATACTACACCCCCCTCGATGTTGAACTGCCAGAGGTGCAGGATAAGGAAAAATCTGGTGAAGAAGAAGCCCCCATGGTATCTGTGATCCCGGGTAGCTACTCGGACATGAAAATCGCCAAGAAGACAACAATGTTCCTTGAGCGGATGGGTATAAGCTATGACCTCAACGTCATATCACCCATAAGGTACCCTGATAGGTTCGAGAGGTACCTTGAGCGGATGGAGAATGTTAAGCTCTTCATAGCGATAAGCGGACTCTCCGCCCATGTTACAGGTGCCGTGGTCGCCCTCACTGACAGGCCTGTGATTGGTGTTCCATGCCCCCTCAAAATGAACGGCTGGGATTCACTCCTTTCCATGATTAACATGCCACCGGGTGTCCCCGTTGGAACCGTTGGAATCGGTAACGGTGGTAACGCCGCAATACTTGCGGCTGAAATGCTTGGAATATATGACGATAAAATCGAGTCCAGAATAAAGAGGATAAAAAGCCGTTCAGTCAAGTTCTGATGGTGATTCAATGAGAGAATTCCTTGATAGGCTCAAAGAAGAACCTGTGATAATTGAGGATGAGGTTTCGACACGATTTGAGGCTGCAGGTATACTGAGGAGGCATCCCAGGGATGTTGTGATACTGAAGAATGTACGGGAATCAGATATGCCGGTCATATCCGGCCTCTGCAATACCAGGAAAAAGATTGCCCTCTCCCTGAACTGCCAGGTCAATGAAATAACCCAGTGCATTGTCCATGCAATGGAAAACCCGACCCCCATCAGAAACTTTAGGGGCCTTGAGGGTTACACTTCAGAGGATGCCGACCTCTCAAGGTTACCGGTTCTAACCCACTACCAGAGGGATGGAGGCCCCTACATAACGGCAGGGGTCATATTTGCCAAGGACCCTGAAACCGGCGTCAGGAACGCCTCCATCCACAGGATGATGGTCATATCCAATGACAGGATGGCGGTCCGCATAGTTCCAAGGCACCTTTACACATACCACCAGCGGGCCGAGGAGATGGGTGAGGACCTTGAGATAGCAGTGGCCATAGGTATGGACCCCGCCACCCTCCTTGCGACAACCACATCCATACCAATAGACGCAGATGAAATGGAGGTTGCAAACACCTTCCACGACGGAAAACTGGAACTTGTAAGGTGCAGTGGAGTTGACCTGGAGGTCCCCCCTGCAGAGATAATACTGGAAGGTCGGATACTCTGCGGTGAAAGGGAAAGTGAGGGCCCCTTTGTTGACCTCACAGATACCTATGACGTTGTAAGGGAGGAACCTGTCATATCCCTTGAGAGGATGCATATAAAGGAAGATGCAATGTACCATGCGATTCTGCCGGCAGGATTTGAACACAGGTTACTTCAGGGGCTGCCCCAGGAGCCAAGGATATACAGGGCAGTTAAAAATACGGTGCCCACGGTCAGGAATGTTGTTCTAACTGAGGGGGGGTGCTGCTGGCTCCATGCGGCCATCTCAATTAAAAAGCAGAGTCAGGGGGACGGTAAAAATGTTATAATGGCGGCCCTTGCAGCCCATCCATCCCTCAAACATGTGGTGGTTGTGGACGACGACATAGACGTTTTTGACCCTGAGGAAATCGAATATGCCGTGGCAACAAGGGTGAAGGGCGATGATGACATATTGATAGTCCCTGGGGCTAGGGGCTCATCCCTGGACCCTGCAGCACTTCCCGATGGCACGACAACCAAGGTCGGTGTTGATGCAACGGTGCCCCTAGCTGGCGCAGAAAAATTCCAGAGAGTCAGCCGATCGGAGTGAAAGGGCTCCATAAGAATTTATTTTGAATAATGGCCCATTTTCCTACTTTTCTGGCCACAGGAATCTCAGGGATCCAAATCACATTTACAGAACAGAATCACCTCCATTCCCCCAAGAATCTCCCGACCTTGAGGCCCAGAATCATGTTAACTAATCTGTTACAACGTCAACAGCGGCTCTGCAGGCTCTGCACTTACCATCACTGATACCCACTGTTCTTGTGAGGTAGCCATCCCTTTTTATAAGTAGCTCTCCACAAACCGGACAGTAGGTGTTCTCAGCATCGGTCCCTGGAAGGTTCCCCACGTACACGTACTTCATACCAGCCTCAAGGGCAAGCTCCCTGGCCCTCATCAGTCTCTCCACCCCTGTTGGGGGCACATCCTGCATCCTGTAATGTGGAAAGAACCTTGTGAAGTGGAGTGGAACCTCGACGCCGACCTCAGATACCATGAAATTCGCAAGGGCCACTATATCATCATCAGAGTCATTGTAACCGGGTATGAGTAGGTTGGTGACCTCTATATGGATACCCATTTCATGCATCCTTATGATGTTCTCGAGGACAGGTTCCAGTCTTGCATCGCATAACTCACGATAGAATCTCTCAGACATTCCCTTGAGGTCAACGTTCGCAGCGTCCAGTAGGGGTCCTATAATGTTAAGGGCCTCCTCACTCATGTAGCCATTTGTAACATAAACCGTTTTGAGGCCCTCTGCCCTTGCACGTTCTGCAGAGTCCACTGTGTATTCAAGCCACATGGTGGGCTCATTGTAGGTCCAGGCTATGGAGGTGCAGTTACTTCTGAGGGCATTTTCAACCGCCTCCTCCGGTGGGATGTACTTTGTGGGGAAGCCATCTATGCGTGCCTGTGATATGCTCCAGTTCTGGCAGTACCTGCACCTGAAGTTACATCCAACACTGCCAAGGGAGTAGACAAGGCTGCCAGGGTGAAAGTGGAATAGTGGCTTTTTCTCTATCGGGTCAACCGCCTCTGAGGATACCTCCCCATAGGTGAGAGAATAGATTTTGTCGTTGCTATTTTCACGTGTAAGACAGTACCCCCTTCCCCCTTCAGGTATCAAGCACTTTCTACTGCACACCAGGCACCTTAACCTATCATCGGCCTTCTCATAGAGTATGGATTCCTTCCTCATGGTATCCCCCCTGTAATTCAGGGGCGCAGATGTTCATAGCCCCTCACATGAAGTTTATATGTATCTCCATGTTTATCAACCATTTCAATGGATGGTGACTCTATGACCTCACCTATGATATGCACTTCCATTATTCTGGAGAGTTCATCCATTGCATCAGGTGGTGCAGTGAAAACAAGTTCAAAATCCTCCCCATAATACAGGGCAAGTTCCAGTGGATCCACTCCAACAAGGG encodes the following:
- the purE gene encoding 5-(carboxyamino)imidazole ribonucleotide mutase is translated as MKPRVMILLGSASDFRIAEKAMEIFEELRIPYDLRVASAHRTHEKVKIIVAESIKEGVEVFIGIAGLSAHLPGMISANTHRPVIGVPVDVKLGGLDALFACSQMPFPAPVATVGVDRGENAAILAAQIIGIGDPEVRERVSELRRGFYEKVRRDECQVLNSIEGSYYTPLDVELPEVQDKEKSGEEEAPMVSVIPGSYSDMKIAKKTTMFLERMGISYDLNVISPIRYPDRFERYLERMENVKLFIAISGLSAHVTGAVVALTDRPVIGVPCPLKMNGWDSLLSMINMPPGVPVGTVGIGNGGNAAILAAEMLGIYDDKIESRIKRIKSRSVKF
- a CDS encoding UbiD family decarboxylase, which codes for MREFLDRLKEEPVIIEDEVSTRFEAAGILRRHPRDVVILKNVRESDMPVISGLCNTRKKIALSLNCQVNEITQCIVHAMENPTPIRNFRGLEGYTSEDADLSRLPVLTHYQRDGGPYITAGVIFAKDPETGVRNASIHRMMVISNDRMAVRIVPRHLYTYHQRAEEMGEDLEIAVAIGMDPATLLATTTSIPIDADEMEVANTFHDGKLELVRCSGVDLEVPPAEIILEGRILCGERESEGPFVDLTDTYDVVREEPVISLERMHIKEDAMYHAILPAGFEHRLLQGLPQEPRIYRAVKNTVPTVRNVVLTEGGCCWLHAAISIKKQSQGDGKNVIMAALAAHPSLKHVVVVDDDIDVFDPEEIEYAVATRVKGDDDILIVPGARGSSLDPAALPDGTTTKVGVDATVPLAGAEKFQRVSRSE
- the amrS gene encoding AmmeMemoRadiSam system radical SAM enzyme, with translation MRKESILYEKADDRLRCLVCSRKCLIPEGGRGYCLTRENSNDKIYSLTYGEVSSEAVDPIEKKPLFHFHPGSLVYSLGSVGCNFRCRYCQNWSISQARIDGFPTKYIPPEEAVENALRSNCTSIAWTYNEPTMWLEYTVDSAERARAEGLKTVYVTNGYMSEEALNIIGPLLDAANVDLKGMSERFYRELCDARLEPVLENIIRMHEMGIHIEVTNLLIPGYNDSDDDIVALANFMVSEVGVEVPLHFTRFFPHYRMQDVPPTGVERLMRARELALEAGMKYVYVGNLPGTDAENTYCPVCGELLIKRDGYLTRTVGISDGKCRACRAAVDVVTD